CGTACAGCGGCATGCCGGCTTCCAGCCGCAGGGAGTCGCGGGAAGCCAGGCCGGCCGGGATCAGCCCCAGGTCCTGGCCGTTTTCCAACAACACCTGCCACAGGGCGGCGGCGTCGGCATTGGGCAGGTAGATTTCGAAGCCGTCCTCGCCGGTGTAACCCGTGCGTGCCAGCAACAGCTCGCGGGCTGTGCCGTTGATGGTGATGGGGACTTCCGCGGCGGCGTAGTACTTCATCCCGCTCACGGCCGCATGCTGGTCCTCCGGCACGAGGGTCAGCACAATCGCTTCCGCGTTGGGTCCCTGGACGGCAATCAGCGAGGTCTCAGCCGAAACGTCCTCGACGACGACGTCGAAACCGGCCGCACGTTCGGCCAAAAGCCGTGCCACGGTGGCAGCGTTGCCGGCATTGGGGACCACCAGGAACTTCTCATCCGCGAGGCGGTAGGAGATGAGGTCGTCGATGATCCCTCCCTCTGCGTTGCAGATGAGCGAGTACTTGGCCCGGCCCACGGCCACTGCGGAGATTTTTCCGGCCAGGGCGAAATCCAGGAAGGCTGCGGCGTCCGGGCCGCTCACCCAAACTTCGCCCATGTGGGAGAGATCGAAGAGGCCGGCGGCTTTGCGGACGGCGTGGTGCTCAGCTAGTTCGGAAGAGTACTTCAACGGCATCTGCCAGCCACCAAAGTCGGTAAATGACGCCCCGGCTTTCTGGTGTTCGCCGTAAAGGGCTGTGTGGTTCTCAGTCATGGGAATTCCTTTGCGGTGGGGTTGGCTTTAGTTGTCTTCGAAATCTTCAATGGGAGGGCAGGAGCAGACCAGGTTGCGGTCCCCCGCGGCTCCGTCAATGCGGCCAACCGGCGGGAAGTACTTGTCCTGGCGCAGGCTGGCCACGGGGAACACGGCTTGTTCACGTGAGTAGCCGCGGTCCCAGTTGGAATCGACAACGGCGGCAGCCGTATGGGGTGCGTTGCGCAACGGGCTGTCCGGCAGTGTGAAGGCACCGTCGGCAACCTGGTCGATCTCGGCCCGGATGCTGATCATGGCGGTGATGAAGCGGTTGATTTCGGCCAAATCCTCTGATTCGGTCGGCTCCACCATCAAGGTTCCGGACACGGGGAAGGACAGGGTGGGGGCGTGGAAGCCATAGTCAATGAGGCGTTTGGCCACGTCTTCTGCCGTCACTCCGGTCTTGGCCGTCAGCTCGCGCAGGTCCAAGATGCACTCGTGGGCAACCAGGTCTCCGGCTCCCGTATACAGGACCGGGTAGTGCTCGTTGAGCTGCGAGGCGATGTAGTTCGCCGCCAGGAGCGCGGACTTCGTTGCCTCGGTCAGTCCCTGGCCACCCATCAGCTTCACGTAGGCGTAGGAGATCGGCAGCACCCCGGCCGAACCGAAGCGTGTGGCCGAGATCGGGACCCCGGTGCCGGACACTCCTGACGCATTGGCATCGCCTGGCATGAAGGGCGCCAGGTGGGCCTTCGCAGCAACGGGGCCCACGCCGGGGCCGCCGCCGCCGTGCGGGATACAGAAGGTCTTGTGCAGGTTCAGGTGGCTGACGTCTCCACCGAACTTGCCGGGCTGCGCCAAGCCGACCAGGGCGTTCAGGTTCGCACCGTCAACGTACACCTGGCCACCTGCTGCGTGGACGGCGTCGCAGACCTCGCGCACATCGGCGTCGTAAACGCCGTGCGTGGACGGGTAGGTGATCATGATGGCGGAAAGCTGGTCCTTGTGGGTTTCGATCTTGGCGCTCAGGTCGGCATGGTCGATCGTGCCGTCCGTTGCCGTGGCAACCACAACAACCTTCATGCCGGCCAGCACGGCCGAGGCCGCATTGGTGCCGTGGGCGGACTGCGGAATGAGGCAGATGGTGCGCTGCGATTCCCCGCGGGACAGGTGGTAGCCGCGGATGGCCAACAGGCCGGCGAGCTCACCCTGAGAGCCGGCGTTGGGCTGGATGGAGACCTGGTCGTAACCGGTGATCTCACACAGATCGGCTTCCAGTGCGCCGATCAGTTCACGCCAGCCAGCGGTCTGGGAGTCCGGAGCGAAGGGGTGGATGGAGGCGAATCCGGGCCAGGACATGGCTTCCATCTCGGCCGTTGCGTTGAGCTTCATGGTGCAGGAGCCCAGCGGGATCATCGTGCGGTCAAGCGCCAGGTCGCGGTCGCTGAGGCGGCGGATGTAACGCAGCATCTGCGTTTCGGAGCGGTGCGTGTTGAACACGGGGTGGGTCAGGAAGTCCGAGCCGCGCACGGTGTCGGCCGGAAGGGCGAAGTCGGCGCTGCCCCCAATGTCAGCGCCGTCTCCTGCCGGTGCGGCACCAAACACTGCGGCCACGCGGGCCACAAGATCCGCCGTCGTGGTTTCATCAACGGATATGCCCACATGGTCGGCATCGATGTGACGCAGGTTGATGCCATCCTTCTCGGCCACGGCAACAAGAGTGCCGGCGCGTCCGGGCACGCGCACTGTGAGGGTGTCGAAGAAGGAGGTGTGAAGCAGTTCGACGCCGGATGCCGCCAGTGCCGCTGCCAGGGTGCGGGCGTGGCGGTTGACTGTTTCGGCAATGGCCTTCAGGCCCGAAGGTCCATGGTAAACGGCGTACATGGAGGCGACGATGGCCAGCAGGGCCTGGGCCGTGCAGATGTTGGAGGTGGCCTTCTCGCGGCGGATGTGCTGCTCGCGGGTTTGCAGGGCCAGGCGGTAGGCCGGCAGTCCGGTGTCATCCTTGGAGACACCCACGATGCGTCCGGGCAGTGAGCGTTCCATGCCGTTACGCACAGCCATGTAGGCAGCGTGCGGTCCACCAAAGAACAGCGGCACACCGAAACGCTGGGCGGTTCCGACGGCAATGTCGGCACCCTGCTCACCGGGAGGGGTGATCAACGTCAGGGCCAGCAGATCTGCGGCCACGGTGACGAGTGCACCGCGTTCCTTGGCTGCGGCAATCACGGGTGCGTGGTTGAACACGCGTCCGGAGACGCCTGGCTGCTGGAGGACGACGCCGTTGATGTCGCCGTCGGGCAGTCCCTGGGCCAGATCGGCGACTTCCACCTCAAAGCCCAGTGCTTCAGCGCGGCCCTTGACGATGGCGATGGTCTGCGGCAACAGGTCTGCGTCCAGGACAGTCTTGCCGTTGGCGGCAGCTTTGGACTTGTTGGCGCGGCGCATGAGCAGCACGGCCTCGGCCACGGCGGTGGCTTCATCGAGCAGGGACGCGTTGGCGACGGGCAGGCCGGTTAGGTCGCTGACCATGGTCTGGAAGTTCAGCAGCGCCTCGAGGCGGCCCTGGGAAATCTCCGGCTGGTAAGGGGTGTAGGCGGTGTACCATGCCGGGGCCTCAAGGATGTTGCGCCTGATCACCGGAGGGGTCACGGTGTCATAGTAGCCCTGGCCGATCATCTGCACCGCCATGGTGTTTTTCTCGGCGAGGGCGCCGAGTGCGGCCAGCACCTCGACCTCGCTGAGCGCACCACTCAGGGCGAGCGGCTTTGCCTGGCGGATGGAATCGGGAACGGCCGTGTCCACGAGTGAATCGACGCTGTCGTAGCCGATCGCCTTGAGCATGGTCTCGATGTGGGACTGCTGGCGGGCACCAATGTGCCGGTCGGCAAACACTGTCGCGTTGGACTGAATCGTCATGAGGAACTCCAAGATTCGGCCGGCCCGGGGGACACGGCATGGGTTGGGTTCCTCCCCGCTCTGTCTTGGACCTGAGAGATTCCGCGGATTGTTCATCCGCTTTGCACCGTCGGTGAGCCCGGTGACCCGGGCTGCTTTCCAGAGTTGCCTCACCATGGCGGTACGGGGGCCTGAGAGATTCCTGGGGAGGATTTGCTCCTACGGCGCCGCCACATTGCTGGGAGGACTCTCCCGCCACGGTTCGAAAGGCATATTAAGATATTAGGGTGATTCGGAGCACACAATACACGATGAACTCCGGCAAGCCAAGCCGGCCAGGTCCGTGCCGCGGTCGATACAGCCACTCAACTGCTCCGGCGCCGCAATTTGCCACAGGCTTTTTCATGCGCCATCTTGCGCCGGGCCAAATCACCCACTAGTGTGTGACTCGCGTCACCAAGTTAGTTGAAGTGCCTATGATCCGCGGCGGGAGAGTTCTGCCGGTACATCCAGTAGGCGCCGAAGGAGCAAATCCTCCCCAGGAATCTCTCAGGCCCCTGTACCGCTGTGGCTAGGCAACTCTGGAAAGCAGCCCGAACATCCGGGCTCACCGACGGTGCAAGCGTCCCTTGATTTCTAAGGAAACGCGGAAACTCTCAGGTCCCAGACAGAGCGGGGAGGAAGCACATCTTCGTGGTGCACCATGCCACCTAAACGAGGGGCCTTCCTTTGACGATCCGCCAATCCACCAGCACACCCGATGCCGAGCCCCACCTTGAGCGGCAGCTGAGCAACAGGCACATCCAACTCATTGCCATCGGCGGGGCCATCGGCACCGGCCTGTTCATGGGCTCAGGCAAGACCATCTCCGCCGCTGGTCCCTCAGTGATTTTCGTCTACATGATCATCGGCTTCATGTTGTTCTTCGTCATGCGTGCCATGGGCGAGCTGCTGCTGAGCAACCTCCATTACAAATCGTTCAGCGATTTTGCCGCGGATCTGCTGGGTCCGTGGGCGGGCTTCTTCACCGGTTGGACCTACTGGTTCTGCTGGGTCATCACCGGCATCGCCGATGTCATCGCCATCGCAGCCTACTCGGAGGTGCTCTTGCCGGGGATCGACCTGTGGATCCCCGGGGTAGTCACCATCGGGATATTGCTGGTCCTGAACCTGACCACCGTGAAGGCCTTTGGCGAAACGGAATTTTGGTTTGCCCTCATCAAGATCGTTGCCATTGTCGCCTTGATCGGCGTGGGCTTGTTCATGATCTTCAGCCGTTTCCAGTCCGACTCCGGAACGGCCAGCTTCACGAACCTGTGGAGCCACGGCGGATTGTTCCCCAATGAATTCATGGGTTTTGTGGCCGGATTCCAGATTGCCGTGTTTGCGTTCGTGGGCATTGAACTGGTCGGCACCACTGCGGCCGAGGCCAAGGACCCGGAGAAGAACCTCCCCAAGGCCATCAACTCCATCCCGATTCGTGTCCTGCTCTTCTATGTAGGCGCCTTGATCATCCTCATGTCAGTCATTCCGTGGACCCAATTTGCCGCCGGAGAAAGCCCGTTCATCGCTATGTTCTCGCTGGCCGGACTCGGAGCGGCCGCCACCATCATCAATCTCGTGGTGCTCACGTCCGCGATGTCCTCAGCCAACTCCGGCATCTATTCCACCTCCCGCATGGTTTATGGCCTGGCGAAGGAGGGCGATGCTCCTGCCAGGTTTGCCAAGTTGTCCAAGCGCAAGGTCCCCAACAATGCGTTGTTCCTCTCCTGCGTTTTGCTCCTCTCAAGCATCGTGTTGCTGTACGTCGGCGAGGACATCAGCAAGGCCTTTGAAATGGTCACCACCGTGGCCGCTGTCTGCTTCATCTTTGTCTGGTCCATCATTCTGGCCAGCTACCTCGCCTTCCGCCGGCGCCGCCCTGAACTCCATGAATCCTCGAAGTTCAAGATGCCTGGCGGAATTCCCATGGTCTATGTGGTCTTCGCCTTCTTCGCCTTTGTCCTGTGGGCCTTGACTACTCAGGTGGATACGCTGATTGCACTGCTGGTGACCCCCTTGTGGTTCGTTGTGCTGGGTGTGGTCTGGTACCTCGTTGGCAAGACCCCCAGCCATCGGGCCCGCTATGCGAAGTTCAAGGAAGACCTTGAAACGGAGCGGTTCCGCACCGAACAGGGGCTGACGAGTGAACAGGGGCTGACGAGTGAGAGGGAGGCCGGCCAATGAGCGCGGAGCCGTTGACGCCGTCGGGCATACCGGCGGTGGGTCCGTCGGTGAACCCGGCGGAGGGTGAGGGGTTCCTGCTCACCCTTGATTGCACCGAGTCCCCCGGGATTGTGCATGCCGTGGCCGAATTTTTGCTCAAACACGGCTGCTACATCGTGGATATCAAGCAGTTCGGTGACCAGAGGGTCAAGCACTTCTTCATGCGGGTGCATTTCCTCACCGGCAGCGGCGGGCCGGGCCGGGAAGAACTCCGGGCGGACTTCGCGCCGGTGGCCGGGAAATGGGGCATGAATTGGCGGTTGGAGCCGCGTGCCCGCAAGGAACGCATTTTGGTCATGGTCTCCAAGTTCGGCCACTGCCTGAACGACCTGCTGTTCCGCGCCCGAAACGGTGAACTGCCGGTGGAAATTGTCGCCGTTGTCTCCAACCATGAAACCCATCGGGGCCTGGTGGAATGGCACGACATCCCCTACCACCACATCCCCGTGACGCCTGAGACCAAGCCGGCCGCCGAGGCGCAGCTGCTGGAGTTGGTGGAGAATTACCGGGTGGAGCTGGTGGTCCTGGCCAGGTACATGCAGGTTCTCAGCGACAGCCTCACGTCGGTGCTGTCCGGGCGGGCCATCAACATCCACCACTCCTTCCTGCCCAGTTTCAAGGGCGCCAAACCGTATCACCAGGCCTTCGACCGCGGCGTCAAGACGGTCGGTGCCACGGCCCACTACGTCAACTCCGAACTCGATGAGGGGCCCATCATCGCCCAGCAGGTCATCGAGGTGGACCACAGTTACGGTCCGGAGGGCCTCGTGGCGGTTGGCCGTGACGCTGAATGCAAGGCCCTGACCAATGCGGTGCGGTGGCATGCGGAGGGCCGCATCATACTGTCGGGCAACCGCACCGTCGTCCTGAGGTAAATTCTGCCTCCCGATGCCGTTCGCGCCTGGCAGCAGGGTGCATTGGACGCAGCGGGGCCGGCGTTCTACGGTTGATCGTGTGATTAGCGTGAACTGTGGCTGAGCCCCGGAAGATCGACAAGTCCGGGCCAGGTGCTGGCGGCCAGGGAATCGCCGGCCCGTCGCAGGGACACCACAAGGGCAGCCCTGGATACCGGCGGATGCTGGCCGCGCTGGCGTGCGCCGGGGTGGCAACCTTCGCCCAGCTTTACTCACTGCAGGGCCTGCTGCCGCTGGTCTCACGCGAATTGGGCGTCACCGCAGCCCAGGCATCGCTGACCATTTCCGTGGCAACCGCGGGACTGGCGTTGGCTGTGCTGCCGTGGTCGTTCGTGTCCGACCGCCGGGGCCGGGTGCGCACCATGGGGCTGGCCGTCATCCTGGCAACGGTGTTCGGGCTGCTGGTTCCCGCCGCACCCAACTTTGAAGTGCTGTTGCTCTTGCGCGGATTGGAAGGTGCCGCGCTGGGAGGAATCCCGGCACTGGCCATCGCCTACCTCACCGAGGAGGTCCAACCGCGCAGCGCCGCCGCCGCAGCCGGAGCCTATGTCGCCGGCACAACGTTGGGTGGGCTGTTTGGCCGCCTGCTCGCGGGGCCCGTGGCGGATCTGGCCGGCTGGCGCATGGGAACCCTTGCTGTGTCCCTCTGCGCCGCCGTTGCCGCCGCGGGGTTCCTGCTGTTGGCGCCGAAGCCGCGCGGTTTTGTGCCGTCGTCCGGGGAGGGTTTCGGGGCCGTACTGGGTAAGTTGGTGCCGCAAATGCGCAGCAAGCCTCTCCTGGCCCTCTACGCACAAGCATTCCTGCTCATGGGCTCCTTTGTCAGTGTCTACAACTATTTGGGATTTAGGCTGGAGGCTCCCCCGTACTTGTTCCCCGCGTGGGCGGTGGCCCTGCTCTTCCTGGCCTATCTCTCCGGGACCGTTTCAGCTCGTCTGGTCGCCGGGCTGGCGGTCCGCTGGGGCCGGCGCACCGTGCTCTTGGCGTCGACGGGGGCCATGACGACGGGGCTGGCGCTGACGCTGGCGTCCCCCGTTGCCGTAATCCTGGCCGGACTGGTCCTGTTCACGGCCGGTTTCTTTGGCGCGCACAGCATTGCGTCCGGCTGGACCGGCGCCCTCGCCACAAGCGGGCGGGCGCAGGCCGCCTCGCTGTACAACCTGAGCTACTACGCAGGCTCGAGCGTCGTCGGTTGGAGCGCAGGGCTGCTGTTCCAGCACTTTGGCTGGGGCGCCATGGCCGGGGCCCTCGCGGTGCTGGCCGCACTGGCGGCTGTGGCTGCCGCAATGCTGCTGCCGGGGGCGGAACCACGGGAAGTGCCCGGAACCGAAACTTCGGAGGGCTCTCCGGCGGAACCCCGCGCGGAGCCTGGGCCGCAACCATAGGCGCAACCTAAGCCTGCGCACCGGGCTGCCGTCCGCCGTCGTCCGCTTCCTTGGAAACCACAGCAATAACCGCAGGGCGGATGTCAGCGCACCCGCGCCTCATCCCCCGCAGCCCTCTGCATGAGCAGGGCCTCCACCACCGGGTAGAGCATCAACACACCGAGCACCGCGAACGTCCATTGGTACCCCGTGACCGGTGCAACATCCGCCCCCAACAGACCCTCGGCGGCACGCAGGATCAAGGCACCCACGGCCACACCCAGACCCGTCGCGACCTGAGAGATGGTGGATGAGAGCGTGTTCGCCCCGGCCATCCGAGCCTTGGGGACATCGACAAACTGCACCGTGTTGTAGGCGCTGAAGCCGATGGAACGAAGCACACCGCTGATAAACAGCACGGCGGCGATCACGGCCAACGACGTGGCCGGCGTCAGGAAGGCGCACGCAAACAAGGCCAGCGCACCGCCAATGTTGCTCAACAGCAGCACCGTGCGGAAGCCAAACCGCCGGATCAGCGGCGAGGTGGCGGGCTTGATCAGCACGTTTCCGGCGAACACGGCCATGGTCATCAGCCCTGCCTCGAACGCGTTCCAGCCGAAGCCGATCATGAACATCAGCGGCAGCAGGAACGGCACGGCGTTGATGACCAGCCGGTACATTGCGCCGCCGGCATTGCCCACCAAGAAGGTGTGGATGCGCAGCGCCCGCAGGTCCAGCAGCGGATGCCGCGAGCGCTTGAACCACCACAACATGGCCGCCAGCGCCAGCACCGCAATCATCAGCCACAGCACGACGGCGGCCCACGGCGTAGGTGCCGCGCCGACCAGTTCCATGCCAATCACCAGGGCGGCGAGGGCGATGCCGCACATGAGAAAGCCGGTCCAGTCCGGCGGCGGGACCTTGAGGGCGCGAACGTTGGGCACCACCTTCAGGGAGGCGATGAAGGCGATGACGCCCAGTGGGACGTTGATCAGGAAAATCCAGTGCCAGCTGGCGTAGGTGACGAACAGTCCGCCCAATACGGGAGCCAGCACAGGCGCGATGAGGGCCGGCCAGGTCAGGTAGGCGATGGCTTCCAGGAACTCCTTCCTGTCCGCATCGCGCAGCACAACCAGCCTGCCGACGGGGACCATCATGGCCCCGCCCGCTCCCTGAAGCATGCGGGCACCGCACAGGAACGCAAGGTTGGGGCTCATTGCACAGAGCAGCGAGGCCACCGTGAAGATGGCGATGGCGGCCGTGAACACGCGGCGCGCGCCAAAGCGTTCGGCCAGCCAGCCGCTGATCGGGATGCCCACGGCCAGGGTGATCAGGTAGGAGGTCATGGCCAGGTTGATGTCCACGGGGTTGACGTTTAGGTCTGCGGCGATGCCGGGCGCCGCCGTGGCAATGATGGTGCCGTCCAGGATCTCCATGAAATACGTGCCGGCGACCAAAAGTGCCAGGGCGCGGCTGAAGGACTTGCTGCCGTTCGACGTCGGTATTCCCCAGGTCACCGGACAAGCGTAGCCAAGCGGGCCGGGCCCGGCATATTCGTCCGGGATGTGACTACTTCCCGGCCAGGTCCATGGTGGCCAGGCGCAGCCACAACCGCTTTTGCGGATCGTCCTGGTCGATGCCGAAGTTGGCTGTGTTTGCGTCTTCCTGCTGCCGCGTCCATCCGGTCGCAGGCGCCCGGCGCGGCTACAGTGAAGACACAATCCATCTCACCCCGGGAGCCGAAGTGGTCGTAGTCAGCAGCAATCTCAGCAAGTGCAGTTCATGATGGGCTTTCTGGATGTTGCGCTGATAGTGCTGCTGGGCATTGCCGGGCTGCTGTTCCTGGCCCTGCAATCATGGCTGGCGGCAACCGTGGTCCGGCGCGTGGTGGGGGTGCCCATCGGCTGGCCGCGGTCCATCGCCGTCGGCTTTGTCATGAGCGGTGCCATGGCCCTGACCGTTCAATACCTGTTCCGTGCGGGAACAGATGCAAACCCCACCGGCCTTGATGTCTCACCCATGGTGGCGCTGCTCCTGCTGGTGCTGGCGGTCTGTTGGACGTTTGCCCTCGGCGTGGGCGCCCTGGTGTTTCTTGAGGCCGCATTCCCCACCGGCACGCTGCCCGGCTTCAGTCAGATTTTCACCGGTTGGAAGGCACGACGGCGGCGTACCCGGCGCTACGCCGATGTCATCTCGATCGCCGTGCGCCACGGTCTCGGTTCGCGGCTGCGCGGATTTGGCCGGGACGAGGGTTTCGGCCAGGACGCCAAAACCGCGCGGGCCCTGCGCAATGCCCTCAACGAAGCCGGTGTCACGTTCATCAAGCTGGGCCAGATGCTGTCCCCCCGCCGCGACCTGCTGCCGGAGGTGTTCATCCGGGAGCTGGAGTCGCTGCAGAGCAACGCTGCCCCGGAGCCGTGGGAAGCCATCCAGTTGGCCATTACAGAAAGTCTGGGCCGGCCGCTTGCGGAGGTATTCAGCCAGGTGGACCCGGTACCCCTGGCCGCGGCGTCGGTGGCGCAGGTGCACCAGGCAACCTTGCTGGACGGGTCCGACGTCGTGCTTAAGGTTCAACGCCCCGGTGCGCTTGACCAGGTCACCCTGGACACCGACATCATCCTGCGGCTGGCGCGCTGGCTAAACACCACAACACCCTGGGGCAAGTCCCTGGGCGTGCTGACCCTGGCGCGCGGATTTGCCGATTCGCTTGAGGAGGAGCTGGATTACCGGGTTGAGCTGGACAACATGCGCAGCATCGAAGCGTCGCTGGCGCACTCGGGCACGTTCGCCGTCGCCGTCCCACACGCCCATCACGAACTGTCCAGTGAACGGCTGCTGGTCATGGACCGGCTCCCGGGCCGTCCTGTCAGCTCGGCCGGCGCACTGCTGACCTCTTTGTCGGCCGGCGAGCGCAGAGCCCTTGCCGAAACTCTTCTAGGCGCCACGCTGGAGCAGATCATTTCCGACGGCGTATTCCACGCAGACCTGCACGCCGGCAACATTTTCATCACCCCGGAGGGGACGCTTGGCCTGTTGGACTTTGGCTCCGTGGGCAGGCTGGATCCGGCCACCCAGACGGCTCTGGGCATGATGCTGTACGCGATTGACAAGAACGACGCAGCCGGGGCCACCGACGCCCTCATCGAACTGCTCGACCGGCCCGAAGACCTGGATGAGAGGGCACTGGAGCGTTCCTTGGGCCAGTTGCTGACCCGTTTCCGGCCAGGATTCGGTCCAGGTGGCAGCCAGAGGATGTTTGGAGATTTGTTTGCCCTGGTCATCGCCCACAAGTTCGCCGTCCCGGCTCAGATCGGCGCCGCCTTCCGGGCCCTCGCCGCCGTGGAGGGCACGTTGTTGGTCATTGACCCCTCCATGGACCTGGTGGCCGCCGCGCGCAGCGAAGGCTCACGGCTCATGGACGGAAAACTAAAAATCGGCAACCTCAAGGGCGAGTTTGAGCAGCGCATGATGCAACTGCTGCCGCTGGTCAACCGCCTCCCACGCCGACTCAACAAGATCACCGAGGACCTGGAGCACGGCCGATTCTCCATGCGGGTTCGCGTCCTGGACCACCCCTCGGACCGCCGCTTCCTCACCGGATTGTTCCAACAGCTCATCGTTGCGGTGCTGGCAGGATCCGCTGTCCTCGGTGCCATCCTGCTGATCACCAGCAACGAAGGTCCGTTACTGACAGGGGACATCCATTTGTACGGCTTCTTTGGATTTGTCCTGCTCTTTGGCGGCTTTGTGCTGGGCATGCGGGCACTGATGCTGGTCTTCAAGCGCAACGCCGGGGACTGATAGTGGCTGTGCGCTGATTCCCGGGGCCCGCCCGGCGCGCGTGGCAGGTGCTGTCCCTGTCCGGCCCCGTTCGGGCCCGGCGGGCCCCGGCCTGCCCCGTTCGGCCCCGGAAGGTGCTTGGATGGAGACATGTCCGTCTTGGTTGTGTTGCGCGGCAACTCCGGCTCCGGCAAGAGCACCGTCGCCCGCGCGCTGCAACAGGAACTGGGTGCGGTCTGGATTGAGCAGGACTACTTCCGCCGGACAGTGTTGGGCGAGACCGGAAACTATCCCCCACTCAGCGTAGAGCTGATTGAACAGTCTGCTGCCTTGGCGCTGCGACACGGGCGGACGGTCATCATGGAAGGCATGTTCAACCCTCGAAGTTACAGCGGCTGTTTCTGCCGGTTGCGGGACGGGCACACGGGTCGGAGCCTGTTCTACGCATGGGAACTCAGCCTTGATGAGACTTTGCGCCGCCACGCCACCCGTCCGGACAAGCGGTCCGACTTCGGCGAGAAGCAGATGCGCAGCTGGTACCACGGCTGGGACCCACTGGAGGGAATCTCGGAGCAGCGGATTACGGCGCCCGAGGGCCTTGAGGCTACAGTGGCGCGAATCCTCGCCGATGTCCGGGGAGGTTAGAACCATCACGGCAGTTTCCAGTTCGCTCCCGGCCACCGCACGGACATCAACTGCTTAATGTCGGCGAAAATGGCCCCAAGCAGCACTCTGACACGTATCTTTTCGCGAGAATGGGTCCACCTCGCGAAATGCCGTCGAAGTCGCGCCCTCTTCGCGGGCTGGGGTCATTTTCGGCGAATAGGCTCGCCAGAGACGTCGACATGGCCCCATCTCGACGGCCCGGCCCAATGTCGAGGACGTCCAGGACGGAGAAGACGTGCGCTGCAGCCGCCACTTCCCACAACGGACGGCATTTGCGGTTAAAGCGGGTGTTCTACCACCGGCTTTAACCGCAGTCCCCATTTTCCGCAAGCTTTTTCCGCAAAACTGCACAAGCTACGCCGTCAGCCCCAGCCGGCTCATGCGCTTGGAGTGGTTGCGGGTCAGGGCGCTCAAGATGGCTGCCAGCTCGGCGGCAGCCTGTTCCTGAGTGGCGTCGGGGCGCAGACCCACCAGGAAACTGTGCTTGGCGCCGATCCGCTGTACCTGGGTCAGGGCCTCCCCCACCAGCCTCCGGCCCCACAGCGCCAGCCGTGAGGACAGCCGGGGATCTTCGCCCAACATCTTCTTCAACAGCCCGGTCAGCTCGGCCAACTGTTCATCACTGGTGCGCACCTTGGCAATCGCCTCGCGTGTGGGCTCATCCAGGCGCTCGGCGATGGCCGCGTAAAACTCCTCCGTGATCGCCTCCACCACGTACGCCTTCATCAACGACTCGTGCCAATCAGCCGGCCTGGTGCGCTCGTGGAAGGCATCGACCATGCGCTGGTACGGTGCCATGGCCAGCTCCGGGTCCATGCCCATCTCA
This genomic interval from Arthrobacter sp. PAMC 25486 contains the following:
- a CDS encoding MFS transporter; translated protein: MAGPSQGHHKGSPGYRRMLAALACAGVATFAQLYSLQGLLPLVSRELGVTAAQASLTISVATAGLALAVLPWSFVSDRRGRVRTMGLAVILATVFGLLVPAAPNFEVLLLLRGLEGAALGGIPALAIAYLTEEVQPRSAAAAAGAYVAGTTLGGLFGRLLAGPVADLAGWRMGTLAVSLCAAVAAAGFLLLAPKPRGFVPSSGEGFGAVLGKLVPQMRSKPLLALYAQAFLLMGSFVSVYNYLGFRLEAPPYLFPAWAVALLFLAYLSGTVSARLVAGLAVRWGRRTVLLASTGAMTTGLALTLASPVAVILAGLVLFTAGFFGAHSIASGWTGALATSGRAQAASLYNLSYYAGSSVVGWSAGLLFQHFGWGAMAGALAVLAALAAVAAAMLLPGAEPREVPGTETSEGSPAEPRAEPGPQP
- a CDS encoding MFS transporter, producing MTWGIPTSNGSKSFSRALALLVAGTYFMEILDGTIIATAAPGIAADLNVNPVDINLAMTSYLITLAVGIPISGWLAERFGARRVFTAAIAIFTVASLLCAMSPNLAFLCGARMLQGAGGAMMVPVGRLVVLRDADRKEFLEAIAYLTWPALIAPVLAPVLGGLFVTYASWHWIFLINVPLGVIAFIASLKVVPNVRALKVPPPDWTGFLMCGIALAALVIGMELVGAAPTPWAAVVLWLMIAVLALAAMLWWFKRSRHPLLDLRALRIHTFLVGNAGGAMYRLVINAVPFLLPLMFMIGFGWNAFEAGLMTMAVFAGNVLIKPATSPLIRRFGFRTVLLLSNIGGALALFACAFLTPATSLAVIAAVLFISGVLRSIGFSAYNTVQFVDVPKARMAGANTLSSTISQVATGLGVAVGALILRAAEGLLGADVAPVTGYQWTFAVLGVLMLYPVVEALLMQRAAGDEARVR
- a CDS encoding AarF/ABC1/UbiB kinase family protein, whose amino-acid sequence is MMGFLDVALIVLLGIAGLLFLALQSWLAATVVRRVVGVPIGWPRSIAVGFVMSGAMALTVQYLFRAGTDANPTGLDVSPMVALLLLVLAVCWTFALGVGALVFLEAAFPTGTLPGFSQIFTGWKARRRRTRRYADVISIAVRHGLGSRLRGFGRDEGFGQDAKTARALRNALNEAGVTFIKLGQMLSPRRDLLPEVFIRELESLQSNAAPEPWEAIQLAITESLGRPLAEVFSQVDPVPLAAASVAQVHQATLLDGSDVVLKVQRPGALDQVTLDTDIILRLARWLNTTTPWGKSLGVLTLARGFADSLEEELDYRVELDNMRSIEASLAHSGTFAVAVPHAHHELSSERLLVMDRLPGRPVSSAGALLTSLSAGERRALAETLLGATLEQIISDGVFHADLHAGNIFITPEGTLGLLDFGSVGRLDPATQTALGMMLYAIDKNDAAGATDALIELLDRPEDLDERALERSLGQLLTRFRPGFGPGGSQRMFGDLFALVIAHKFAVPAQIGAAFRALAAVEGTLLVIDPSMDLVAAARSEGSRLMDGKLKIGNLKGEFEQRMMQLLPLVNRLPRRLNKITEDLEHGRFSMRVRVLDHPSDRRFLTGLFQQLIVAVLAGSAVLGAILLITSNEGPLLTGDIHLYGFFGFVLLFGGFVLGMRALMLVFKRNAGD
- a CDS encoding AAA family ATPase; this encodes MSVLVVLRGNSGSGKSTVARALQQELGAVWIEQDYFRRTVLGETGNYPPLSVELIEQSAALALRHGRTVIMEGMFNPRSYSGCFCRLRDGHTGRSLFYAWELSLDETLRRHATRPDKRSDFGEKQMRSWYHGWDPLEGISEQRITAPEGLEATVARILADVRGG
- a CDS encoding ferritin-like fold-containing protein — protein: MSISAFDADDSVSAGELSARYDNFVVDLLGSIAYGELSAFERLAADARHSPTLSDRAVLGKMAVSEFGHYEAMCARLREMGMDPELAMAPYQRMVDAFHERTRPADWHESLMKAYVVEAITEEFYAAIAERLDEPTREAIAKVRTSDEQLAELTGLLKKMLGEDPRLSSRLALWGRRLVGEALTQVQRIGAKHSFLVGLRPDATQEQAAAELAAILSALTRNHSKRMSRLGLTA